One Actinosynnema pretiosum DNA segment encodes these proteins:
- a CDS encoding ATP-dependent Clp protease proteolytic subunit: protein MNPNHLPQARYVLPSFVERTSYGVKESNPYNKLFEERIIFLGVQVDDTSANDVMAQLLVLESDDPDRDIYMYINSPGGSFTSLMAIYDTMQFVRPDIRTVCLGQASSAAAVLLAAGTPGKRTALPNARVMIHQPAMGGVRGQVSDLEIQAAEITRMRTQMEEALSRHTGRSVEQVHTDIDRDRILTATEAQEYGIIDEVMPYRKLSAKR from the coding sequence ATGAACCCGAACCACCTGCCGCAGGCCAGGTACGTGCTCCCGTCGTTCGTCGAGCGCACGAGCTACGGCGTCAAGGAGTCCAACCCGTACAACAAGCTGTTCGAGGAGCGCATCATCTTCCTCGGCGTGCAGGTGGACGACACCTCGGCGAACGACGTGATGGCCCAGCTGCTCGTGCTGGAGTCCGACGACCCGGACCGCGACATCTACATGTACATCAACTCGCCGGGTGGCTCGTTCACCTCGTTGATGGCGATCTACGACACCATGCAGTTCGTCCGCCCCGACATCCGCACGGTCTGCCTCGGCCAGGCGTCCTCGGCGGCGGCGGTCCTGCTGGCGGCGGGCACGCCGGGCAAGCGCACGGCCCTGCCGAACGCCCGCGTGATGATCCACCAGCCCGCGATGGGCGGCGTCCGCGGCCAGGTCTCCGACCTGGAGATCCAGGCGGCGGAGATCACCCGGATGCGCACCCAGATGGAAGAGGCGCTGAGCAGGCACACGGGCCGCAGCGTCGAGCAGGTCCACACCGACATCGACCGCGACCGAATCCTGACCGCCACCGAGGCGCAGGAGTACGGGATCATCGACGAGGTCATGCCGTACCGGAAGCTGTCGGCGAAGCGCTGA